A region of the Candidatus Eremiobacteraceae bacterium genome:
GAGATGGTCATGCCGGGGGACAACGTGCGGATGATCGTCGAGCTGATCACGCCGATCGCGTGCGAGGAAGGCTTGCGCTTCGCGATCCGCGAGGGCGGCCGGACGGTCGGCGCAGGCGTCGTCACCAAGGTCATCGAGTAGGCGAGCAGAGATGGCGAAGAAAGAAAACCGGGTCATCATCACGCTCGCGTGCGGCGACTGCAAGCGCCGCAACTACACGTCGATGAAAAATCGTCAGCATACGACGGCGCGGCTGGAGATCAAGAAGTATTGCAAGTGGTGCAAGTGCCACAAGCCGCACAAAGAGACGCGATAAGGAGAGGACCGGCGGCGTAGGGCGGTAGCTCAATTGGTAGAGTAGCGGTCTCCAAAACCGTTGGTTGCAGGTTCGAGTCCTGTCCGCCCTGCCAGTATGTCGCCGGAAGCAGGAAGCAAAGTCGTGAAAGGCATCAAGGATCCGCCCGACGGCAAGACGTCGAACGTTATGAAGAACGATCCGAAGCGGGATAAGGCTGCCGAGGCGCGCGTCGAAGAACGCGAGCGCCGCTATCGGGCGTTTCAGGACGGCTTGCGCGCGATCGTTTCGGAAATGAAACGCGTGACGTGGCCGAGCCGCGAAGAGTGGGTATCGGCGACACTCGTGACGATCGGTCTCGTGCTCATCGTCGCGGTCTGGACGACGGCGATCGGCCAGCTCGCGGTCTGGATCTTCAAGACAGGGCAATGACGGACGAAGTGGTGGAAGAGCTCGAACAGCGCGACGAGGCACTAGCGGCTTCGGACGACATCCTTGACGTCGCGAACGAGGGCGCCGACGCGAGCGCGCTCGAGATCGAGAGCGAAGAGGCGGCCGAGGCCGCAGAGGTAGACGAATCGGTCGTGGATTCTGACGAACCTGCCGCGGAACCGGCGGAGCCTGTCGAGATCGTCGATCCGGATCGCAAGTGGTACGTCATCCACACGTATTCGGGCTACGAGAACAAGGTCAAGGCGAATCTCGAGCGGCGCATCAAGTCGATGGCCATGCAAGATTTCGTCTACCGTGTCCTCGTTCCGATGGACAAAGAAGTCGAGTTCAAGGACGGCAAGCGGCGCGAGGTCGAGAAGAAGGTGTATCCCGGCTACGTCCTCGTCGAGATGAAGATGACCGACGCGTCGTGGTACGTCGTGCGCAACACGCAAGGCGTCACCGGCTTCGTCGGATCGCCGGGCTCGGGCGAAAAGCCGCTTCCGCTCGCAGACAAAGAAGTGAAGACGATCCTCAAGCAGATGGGCATCGAGACGCCGAAGCTCAAGATCGACTTCAGCAGAGGGGACCGCGTCAAGGTGACGTCCGGACCGTTCTTCGACTTCACCGGCACGGTCGACGAGATCGACCCGCAGAAGGAGAAGCTGCGCGCGCTCATATCGATCTTCGGCCGCGAGACGCCGGTCGAGCTCGAGTTCTATCAGGTCGAAAAGGTATAACCGTGAAGAAGGTCATCGCGAAGATCACGCTACAGTGCAATGCCGGCAAAGCGACGCCGGCGCCGCCCGTCGGGCCGGCGCTTGGTCAGCACGGCATCAATATCATGGAGTTCTGCAAGACGTACAACGAGCGGACGGCCAAGGAAGCCGGCCAGATCATTCCGGCCGTCATCACGGTATACGAAGACCGCTCGTTCACATTCATCTTGAAGACGCCGCCCGCGTCGG
Encoded here:
- the tuf gene encoding elongation factor Tu (EF-Tu; promotes GTP-dependent binding of aminoacyl-tRNA to the A-site of ribosomes during protein biosynthesis; when the tRNA anticodon matches the mRNA codon, GTP hydrolysis results; the inactive EF-Tu-GDP leaves the ribosome and release of GDP is promoted by elongation factor Ts; many prokaryotes have two copies of the gene encoding EF-Tu) — translated: EMVMPGDNVRMIVELITPIACEEGLRFAIREGGRTVGAGVVTKVIE
- the rpmG gene encoding 50S ribosomal protein L33, which produces MAKKENRVIITLACGDCKRRNYTSMKNRQHTTARLEIKKYCKWCKCHKPHKETR
- the secE gene encoding preprotein translocase subunit SecE, whose amino-acid sequence is MKGIKDPPDGKTSNVMKNDPKRDKAAEARVEERERRYRAFQDGLRAIVSEMKRVTWPSREEWVSATLVTIGLVLIVAVWTTAIGQLAVWIFKTGQ
- the nusG gene encoding transcription termination/antitermination protein NusG; the encoded protein is MVDPDRKWYVIHTYSGYENKVKANLERRIKSMAMQDFVYRVLVPMDKEVEFKDGKRREVEKKVYPGYVLVEMKMTDASWYVVRNTQGVTGFVGSPGSGEKPLPLADKEVKTILKQMGIETPKLKIDFSRGDRVKVTSGPFFDFTGTVDEIDPQKEKLRALISIFGRETPVELEFYQVEKV
- the rplK gene encoding 50S ribosomal protein L11, with the translated sequence MKKVIAKITLQCNAGKATPAPPVGPALGQHGINIMEFCKTYNERTAKEAGQIIPAVITVYEDRSFTFILKTPPASELIKKAAGVEKGSGEPNRKKVGKLTPSALREIAQKKMNDLNANDIDAAMKIVAGTARSMGIEVG